Proteins encoded by one window of Chondromyces crocatus:
- a CDS encoding WD40 repeat domain-containing serine/threonine protein kinase: MSASTGGAGERSREGRAATTVPQGAVPGAVRPGRPAEVARGGTASRDDTDPTHGAAPSFDPAGFAHAATLPHDRDADTITAPSAEPTSSQRWSAAQLPVVEYTSYEVHGEVAQGGIGRVLRARDRRLGRPVAIKHLLDPRAGAEKRFVREALVTARLQHPAIVPIYEAGRWPTGEPFYAMKLVSGRSLEDRIAEQRTLALRMGLLRHVLAVAEAVAYAHAQRVIHRDIKPANVLCGDFGETVVIDWGLAKDLSEEDDAVDRSADVQSPGGAQLTLAGSVIGTPAYMPPEQASGLRVDERADVYAIGAILYHLLAGVPPYDGKNARAVLRQVLAGPPEPLGSFLRDVPEELLAIVDKAMAREPTERYPTARELAEDLRRFETGQFVGAHRYSLLSLLRRFVRRYRAPLAVAVAALVALVVVGAIGVKRTIAERGRAEEQRMEAENARQAALTRADALTLVQARTSLTRDPSEALAWLRRLSPQFNRWSAARVIAADAVARGLSTTLRGHTALINGTVLSPDGRQLATASDDGNVMLWDMVSGAGRTLSGHTDEVWSIAFSPDGSLLMSAGKDRTSRLWDATTGAALRVVQHPSWVVMTGFSADGRHAFLKGKGTVFDLEVETGRVRLLSSGDSKSSIASSTRRIARLDYATLSVEDTVTGQRRVLERLAEPRGPCGAILFSHDGNTLLHLTHQGEMRSWDMATGKSRTLGLLPNHLSPLETMSEHRMATSPDGRWVAVLSGAAVYVWDLQRGLGQVLRGHDGDVLRAAFSPDGKLLATGGFDRTARIWDLTSGQSRVLQGHQDTVNSVSFSPDGQLLVTAGGDATVRLFPVVAQASEVLPGRGADAVLAGISSNGRLIAAGGRDGLLRLWEEERPPLIVQAHLGEIVAAVLSADGEHIATAGSDNIVRVWSRSGVQVGELASPTQAAVLALAFSPDSQWIASAEADGKVRLREIASGEERVFSGHVGQVRAMRFSPSGELLATAGEDLSVLIWRVATGEGRLLGEHEGEVTAIAFSPDEHLLVSGSMDHTMQLWNLESGVAEKFNLGGTGVRQLGFLPDGKTLVTMSGGDTGARLWDVETRSQRATLRGHSGEVTGFAIAPDGLRLATASLDRTVRLWDLESGESRALEGHTGAVVGVAFSPEGLGLISVGRDGTVRRWADSLPWTEKPLRSFLEATTRSSGTEVDLRGLN, translated from the coding sequence GTGAGTGCATCGACAGGGGGCGCTGGCGAGCGGTCCAGGGAGGGGCGCGCCGCCACGACCGTCCCTCAAGGGGCCGTGCCTGGCGCCGTCCGGCCTGGCCGACCGGCCGAGGTGGCGCGGGGTGGCACCGCGTCCAGGGACGACACCGACCCCACGCACGGCGCCGCTCCCTCGTTCGATCCCGCAGGGTTCGCGCATGCGGCGACGCTTCCCCACGATCGCGACGCAGACACCATCACGGCGCCTTCGGCCGAGCCGACGTCGTCCCAGCGGTGGAGCGCGGCGCAGCTCCCGGTGGTGGAGTACACGAGCTACGAGGTCCACGGCGAGGTCGCTCAAGGGGGGATCGGGCGTGTGCTCCGCGCCAGGGATCGCCGGCTGGGCAGGCCGGTGGCGATCAAGCACCTGCTCGACCCGCGCGCCGGCGCGGAGAAGCGCTTCGTGCGGGAGGCGCTGGTCACCGCGCGCCTCCAGCACCCGGCCATCGTGCCGATCTACGAGGCTGGGCGCTGGCCGACCGGGGAGCCGTTCTATGCGATGAAGCTGGTCTCGGGGCGCTCCCTCGAGGACCGGATCGCGGAGCAGCGCACCCTGGCCCTCCGCATGGGGCTGCTCCGCCACGTGCTGGCGGTGGCCGAAGCCGTGGCCTATGCGCATGCGCAGCGGGTGATCCACCGTGACATCAAGCCCGCCAACGTGCTGTGCGGCGACTTCGGTGAGACGGTGGTGATCGACTGGGGCCTCGCCAAGGACCTGAGCGAGGAGGACGACGCCGTGGATCGGTCGGCCGACGTGCAGAGTCCGGGAGGCGCGCAGCTCACCCTCGCGGGCTCGGTGATCGGCACACCGGCATACATGCCGCCGGAGCAGGCATCGGGGCTTCGCGTCGACGAGCGCGCGGACGTCTACGCGATCGGCGCGATCCTGTACCACCTGCTGGCTGGCGTGCCTCCGTACGACGGAAAGAACGCGCGTGCGGTGCTGCGGCAGGTGCTGGCCGGTCCCCCGGAGCCGCTCGGGAGCTTCCTGCGCGACGTGCCCGAGGAGCTGCTCGCCATCGTGGACAAGGCGATGGCCCGCGAGCCGACCGAGCGCTATCCGACGGCGCGGGAGCTGGCCGAGGATCTGCGCCGCTTCGAGACGGGGCAGTTCGTCGGCGCTCACCGCTACTCGCTGCTCTCGCTGCTCAGGCGCTTCGTGCGGCGTTACCGCGCGCCCCTCGCCGTGGCGGTGGCGGCGCTGGTGGCGCTGGTGGTGGTGGGCGCGATCGGGGTGAAACGCACCATCGCAGAGCGTGGTCGCGCCGAAGAGCAGCGGATGGAGGCAGAGAACGCGCGGCAGGCGGCACTGACCCGCGCCGATGCGCTGACCCTGGTGCAGGCGAGGACGTCGCTCACCCGCGATCCGAGCGAGGCGCTCGCGTGGCTCAGGCGCCTCTCTCCGCAGTTCAACCGCTGGAGTGCGGCGCGCGTCATCGCGGCCGACGCGGTCGCGCGTGGCCTGTCGACCACGCTGCGTGGCCACACCGCCCTCATCAACGGTACGGTGCTCTCTCCGGACGGGCGGCAGCTCGCCACGGCGAGTGACGACGGCAACGTCATGCTCTGGGACATGGTCTCCGGCGCGGGGCGTACGCTTTCGGGTCACACCGACGAGGTCTGGAGCATCGCCTTCTCGCCCGATGGCAGCCTCCTCATGTCCGCGGGCAAGGACAGGACGTCGCGGCTCTGGGATGCGACGACCGGCGCCGCGCTTCGTGTCGTCCAGCATCCGAGCTGGGTCGTGATGACGGGCTTCTCGGCGGACGGTCGGCACGCCTTCCTGAAAGGGAAGGGGACGGTGTTCGACCTCGAGGTCGAGACCGGCCGCGTGCGCCTCCTGTCTTCCGGGGACAGCAAGAGCAGCATCGCTTCCAGCACGCGACGGATCGCACGTCTCGACTATGCCACCCTCTCGGTGGAGGACACCGTCACGGGACAGCGACGGGTGCTGGAGCGCCTCGCCGAGCCGCGCGGGCCTTGCGGTGCGATCCTCTTCTCGCACGATGGAAACACGCTCTTGCATCTGACCCATCAGGGGGAGATGCGAAGCTGGGACATGGCGACCGGCAAGTCGAGGACGCTCGGGCTTCTCCCCAACCACCTGTCGCCGCTGGAGACCATGTCGGAGCACAGGATGGCGACCTCGCCCGACGGGCGCTGGGTGGCGGTGCTGTCGGGCGCAGCGGTCTATGTCTGGGACCTGCAGCGTGGGCTGGGTCAGGTGTTGCGCGGGCACGACGGGGACGTGCTGCGGGCTGCATTCTCTCCAGACGGCAAGTTGCTCGCGACCGGCGGTTTCGATCGCACGGCGCGCATCTGGGATCTCACCAGCGGCCAGAGCCGGGTGCTCCAGGGGCATCAGGACACCGTGAACAGCGTGTCCTTCTCGCCTGATGGCCAGCTGCTGGTGACGGCAGGGGGAGACGCGACGGTGCGGCTGTTCCCGGTGGTCGCGCAGGCGAGCGAAGTGCTGCCGGGGCGCGGGGCCGACGCCGTGCTGGCGGGGATCTCCAGTAATGGTCGACTCATCGCCGCCGGTGGGCGGGATGGGCTGCTGCGCCTCTGGGAGGAGGAGCGCCCGCCGCTCATCGTCCAGGCGCATCTGGGGGAGATCGTCGCGGCGGTGCTGTCGGCGGATGGTGAGCACATCGCCACCGCGGGTTCGGACAACATCGTGCGCGTCTGGAGCCGCAGTGGCGTGCAGGTGGGTGAGCTGGCGAGCCCGACCCAGGCCGCTGTTCTGGCCCTCGCATTCTCGCCGGACAGCCAGTGGATCGCTTCGGCGGAGGCCGACGGGAAGGTGCGGCTGCGCGAGATCGCGTCCGGTGAGGAGCGCGTGTTCTCCGGGCACGTGGGTCAGGTGCGCGCGATGCGGTTCTCGCCGAGCGGTGAGCTGCTGGCGACGGCCGGCGAGGATCTCAGTGTGCTGATCTGGCGGGTCGCGACCGGCGAGGGGAGGCTGCTGGGTGAGCACGAGGGGGAGGTCACCGCGATCGCGTTCTCGCCCGACGAGCATCTGCTCGTCTCGGGGAGCATGGATCACACGATGCAGCTCTGGAACCTGGAGTCAGGGGTCGCGGAGAAGTTCAACCTGGGGGGGACGGGGGTGAGGCAGCTCGGGTTTCTGCCGGATGGCAAGACGCTCGTCACGATGAGTGGTGGGGACACGGGCGCGCGGCTGTGGGATGTGGAGACGCGCTCGCAGCGCGCGACGCTCCGAGGGCACAGCGGCGAAGTGACGGGCTTCGCGATCGCGCCCGATGGGCTGCGGTTGGCGACCGCGAGCCTGGACCGAACGGTGCGCCTCTGGGATCTGGAGAGCGGCGAGAGCAGAGCGCTGGAGGGGCACACGGGGGCCGTGGTGGGCGTCGCGTTCTCCCCCGAGGGGCTGGGGCTGATCTCGGTGGGGCGAGACGGGACGGTGCGGCGCTGGGCCGA
- a CDS encoding cytochrome P450: MELADIRIADPDLYLTGVPHDRFERLRREAPVFWHEEEGGTGFWAITRHADAIQVISDAKRFSSARGGIWLEDYPPDDLRSNRDGLITLDPPRQTRYRGLVSKGFVPRLMQAIEPHAREIVTAMIDRVEERGSGDFVSELAGDLPLRIILQLLGIPLEDRAQVAAWAYQFLLAADKPKEEVEALVRDLVGYAARLAEERRASPRDDMLSVLMEGELDGEKLSSFEFGLFFSLLLSAGTVTTHQLIAQGMLTLLERPETQRRLEEDPSLIPSAVEEMLRFVPSVGYMRRTATCDTEIQGQRIAEGDKVVAWLVSANRDEEVFPDAQTFDVTRSPNEHLSFGRGPHFCLGATLARLEARVAFEEILRRLPGMQLAGPVQRMRSNWLMGLTHLPVRWSPSLRARP; encoded by the coding sequence ATGGAACTCGCGGACATCAGGATCGCCGATCCGGATCTCTATCTCACGGGAGTGCCGCATGACCGCTTCGAGCGGCTCCGGCGAGAAGCACCCGTTTTCTGGCACGAAGAAGAAGGGGGGACCGGCTTCTGGGCCATCACCCGGCACGCGGACGCCATCCAGGTGATCAGCGACGCCAAGCGCTTCTCCTCCGCGCGAGGCGGCATCTGGCTCGAGGACTACCCGCCCGACGATCTCCGCTCCAACCGTGACGGCCTCATCACCCTGGATCCTCCTCGCCAGACCCGCTACCGCGGCCTGGTCTCGAAGGGCTTCGTCCCCCGCCTGATGCAGGCCATCGAGCCCCACGCGCGCGAGATCGTCACCGCCATGATCGACCGCGTCGAGGAGCGCGGCTCAGGCGACTTCGTGAGCGAGCTGGCCGGCGATCTGCCGCTGCGGATCATCCTGCAACTCCTCGGCATACCGCTGGAAGACAGAGCGCAGGTGGCGGCCTGGGCTTACCAGTTCCTGCTCGCCGCCGACAAACCGAAGGAGGAGGTCGAAGCGCTCGTCCGCGATCTGGTCGGCTATGCGGCGCGACTCGCCGAGGAGCGCCGCGCGAGCCCACGCGACGACATGCTCAGCGTGTTGATGGAAGGCGAGCTGGACGGCGAGAAGCTCAGCAGCTTCGAATTCGGCCTCTTCTTCTCTCTGCTCCTCTCGGCAGGGACGGTGACCACCCACCAGCTCATCGCCCAGGGGATGCTCACCTTGCTGGAACGCCCGGAGACCCAGCGAAGGCTGGAGGAGGATCCCTCGCTCATCCCCTCCGCCGTCGAAGAGATGCTGCGATTCGTCCCGTCGGTCGGCTACATGAGGCGCACGGCGACGTGCGACACGGAGATCCAGGGGCAGCGCATCGCCGAGGGGGACAAGGTGGTGGCCTGGCTGGTGTCGGCCAACCGCGATGAAGAGGTGTTCCCCGACGCGCAGACCTTCGACGTGACGCGCAGCCCGAACGAGCACCTCTCGTTCGGCCGAGGCCCCCACTTCTGCCTCGGCGCGACGCTCGCGCGGCTGGAGGCACGGGTGGCCTTCGAGGAGATCCTGCGCCGTCTCCCCGGCATGCAGCTCGCCGGTCCGGTGCAGCGGATGCGCTCGAACTGGCTCATGGGCCTCACCCACCTGCCGGTGCGCTGGTCCCCCTCCCTGCGCGCGCGCCCGTGA